A genomic segment from Polyangium mundeleinium encodes:
- the cas10 gene encoding type III-B CRISPR-associated protein Cas10/Cmr2, translating into MPHLLLVHIGPVQAFIAQARRTRDLWFGSHLLVELSRAAARALASIPGTKLIFPALDEKGELTGDIANKILAEVEQDPKTAAEAARTAVNKALRARWETLREKLSALLDPAAREAADEQIDTLVEFFAAYVPLSEDDYRGARERVEEELAARKTLRDFVPFERQRGGAHKSSLDGARETVLVGGEPRKETRKHPLFQQYRIGLREELDAIGLLKRAGGEPGQFVPLPTIGLAAYTTRARQTPQCQEPMRKLLEACRRLGFPQVRSKGRPWVEPFPFDAQIFLPDRWEPYFDDLGIPESPRAFGKQYIEPLHDLLGEPHPYVACLVADGDRMGAAIDSLESAEAHQRFSRKLSRLPEIAREIVERDHHGVVVYAGGDDVLAFVTIPDALACAKALREQFIALMDESLPGAAPRPTLSVGIGLGHVLESLGDLLALGREAEQAAKVERDSLALLVEMHTGARKAYIARFDADPLSILQKDIATLATLPMKKVHQVAAMLRRLPHREERLDDAAHWARLLRLDTSATLARSELGAGAAAPDPAALGLDLEGDDYARMHVAIEAWCGRMEVAAFLARAEPSVKKGEAR; encoded by the coding sequence ATGCCGCACCTCCTCCTCGTGCACATCGGGCCGGTGCAGGCCTTCATCGCCCAGGCGCGGCGCACGCGTGACCTCTGGTTTGGCAGCCATCTGCTCGTCGAGCTCAGCCGGGCCGCGGCGCGCGCGCTCGCGTCGATTCCCGGCACGAAGCTGATCTTCCCCGCGCTCGACGAAAAAGGCGAGCTCACGGGCGACATCGCCAACAAGATCCTCGCCGAGGTCGAGCAGGATCCCAAGACGGCTGCCGAGGCGGCGCGCACCGCGGTGAACAAAGCGCTCCGCGCGCGCTGGGAGACCCTTCGCGAGAAGCTCTCCGCCCTTCTCGACCCCGCGGCGAGGGAGGCGGCCGACGAGCAGATCGACACGCTCGTCGAGTTCTTCGCGGCCTACGTGCCCCTCTCCGAAGACGATTACCGCGGCGCGCGCGAACGGGTCGAGGAGGAGCTTGCCGCACGAAAGACGCTCCGCGACTTCGTGCCCTTCGAGCGCCAGCGCGGCGGCGCGCACAAGTCGAGCCTCGACGGCGCGCGCGAGACCGTCCTCGTGGGCGGCGAACCCCGCAAGGAGACGCGCAAGCATCCTCTGTTCCAGCAATATCGCATTGGCCTCCGCGAGGAGCTCGACGCCATCGGCCTGCTGAAGCGCGCGGGCGGTGAGCCGGGGCAGTTCGTCCCCCTTCCCACGATCGGGCTCGCCGCGTACACCACGCGCGCGCGGCAGACACCCCAATGCCAGGAGCCGATGCGCAAGCTCCTCGAGGCATGCAGGCGCCTCGGCTTTCCGCAGGTTCGATCGAAGGGCCGCCCGTGGGTCGAGCCGTTCCCCTTCGACGCGCAGATCTTCCTCCCCGACCGATGGGAGCCGTATTTCGACGACCTGGGCATTCCCGAATCACCGCGCGCCTTCGGCAAGCAATACATCGAGCCGCTCCACGACCTCCTCGGCGAGCCGCACCCGTACGTCGCTTGCCTCGTCGCGGACGGCGATCGAATGGGCGCGGCGATCGATTCCCTGGAGAGCGCCGAGGCGCATCAGCGGTTTTCGCGCAAGCTCTCGCGGCTTCCGGAGATCGCGCGCGAGATCGTGGAGAGGGACCACCACGGCGTCGTCGTGTACGCGGGCGGCGACGATGTCCTCGCCTTCGTGACGATCCCGGACGCGCTCGCGTGTGCGAAGGCGCTGCGCGAGCAATTCATCGCCCTCATGGATGAATCGCTGCCCGGCGCGGCGCCCCGGCCGACGTTGTCGGTGGGGATCGGTCTCGGGCACGTGCTCGAGAGCCTCGGCGACCTCCTGGCCCTCGGCCGTGAAGCGGAGCAAGCGGCGAAGGTCGAACGAGACTCCCTCGCCCTCCTCGTCGAGATGCATACCGGCGCGCGCAAGGCGTATATCGCGCGCTTCGATGCCGACCCCCTATCGATCCTTCAAAAGGACATCGCCACGCTCGCCACGCTGCCCATGAAGAAGGTCCACCAGGTCGCCGCCATGCTGCGGCGCTTGCCGCATCGCGAGGAACGGCTCGACGACGCCGCGCATTGGGCGCGGCTCCTCCGGCTCGATACAAGCGCGACGCTCGCGAGGTCCGAGCTCGGCGCGGGGGCCGCAGCCCCGGACCCGGCCGCGCTTGGCCTCGACCTCGAAGGGGACGATTACGCTCGGATGCATGTGGCCATCGAGGCGTGGTGCGGGCGCATGGAAGTGGCCGCCTTCCTCGCGAGAGCCGAGCCGAGCGTGAAGAAGGGAGAGGCGCGATGA
- a CDS encoding type III-B CRISPR module-associated Cmr3 family protein, producing MSLVHFALRPRDGIFSKDGRGYYTSEIGRGHGHAWPLPPTIRGALRAALGRGIMEHEGRLLPPSEYEERTRALALEKVITLYRPRGHAFAPEHRVWPTPSDALHTSSGEASLLTRLSPEPPRGGTLAGQKEPALEALWRPYPGKKGKAQRPPPFWSDAAMMQWLWSDEIPSIHAAPTLVPSRRTDVHVTLEPDTLTATPSMMFSSEIVETTSSEGGDWALGVSVQLPEGLTLPPGPITLGNRRRLAPQEAVEAALFAPPDDRLVATPGLRLVLATPAHFERGVVPDGFEATAEHVYVGRLPHVDGKVVLRSALVPGPEDVSGWDMAKRAPKPTRRLVPAGSVYFFVKQDGAPFERAELRALWLTQWGRGTEDGLGVVLPGRWIPERKENA from the coding sequence ATGAGCCTGGTCCACTTCGCCCTCCGTCCCCGCGACGGCATCTTCAGCAAGGATGGCCGCGGGTATTACACGAGTGAAATCGGTCGCGGCCATGGACACGCGTGGCCCCTGCCGCCCACGATTCGCGGCGCGCTCCGCGCAGCCCTCGGGCGAGGGATCATGGAGCACGAGGGACGGCTCCTCCCGCCCAGCGAATACGAGGAGAGGACACGCGCGCTCGCGCTGGAAAAGGTCATCACCCTCTACAGGCCGCGTGGCCATGCGTTCGCGCCGGAGCACCGCGTATGGCCCACGCCTTCGGATGCGCTCCATACATCCTCGGGCGAGGCGTCGCTCCTCACGCGGCTCTCCCCCGAGCCCCCGCGCGGCGGCACGCTCGCGGGTCAGAAGGAGCCCGCGCTCGAAGCCCTGTGGCGCCCGTACCCGGGCAAGAAGGGCAAGGCCCAGAGGCCTCCGCCGTTCTGGTCCGACGCCGCCATGATGCAATGGCTGTGGAGCGACGAGATTCCGAGCATCCACGCCGCACCGACGCTCGTGCCGTCCCGGCGCACGGACGTGCACGTGACCCTCGAGCCGGACACGCTCACCGCCACACCATCGATGATGTTCTCCTCGGAAATCGTGGAGACGACCTCCTCGGAGGGGGGCGATTGGGCCCTCGGCGTCTCCGTCCAGCTCCCCGAGGGGCTGACGCTCCCGCCCGGACCGATCACGCTGGGCAACCGCCGCCGCCTCGCGCCCCAGGAGGCCGTCGAAGCCGCCCTCTTCGCACCCCCGGACGATCGGCTGGTGGCGACGCCGGGCCTGCGCCTCGTCTTGGCGACGCCTGCGCATTTCGAGCGCGGCGTCGTGCCGGATGGATTCGAGGCCACCGCGGAACACGTCTACGTCGGCCGATTGCCGCACGTCGATGGGAAGGTCGTGCTTCGGTCCGCGCTCGTCCCGGGGCCCGAGGACGTCTCGGGCTGGGACATGGCCAAGCGCGCGCCGAAGCCCACGCGCCGCCTCGTGCCCGCGGGTTCGGTGTACTTCTTCGTCAAGCAGGACGGCGCCCCTTTCGAGCGAGCCGAGCTTCGCGCGCTCTGGCTCACGCAATGGGGGCGCGGGACCGAGGACGGCCTCGGTGTCGTGCTCCCCGGTCGATGGATCCCCGAGCGCAAGGAAAACGCATGA
- the cmr4 gene encoding type III-B CRISPR module RAMP protein Cmr4, producing MKTRPYLLHALSPLHVGTGQAVDVIDLPIARMRSTGVPLVPGSAIKGVLREEQRRRRGEADATFLALFGPLRKIKGPEGDTDFDHAGAVVASDARLLALPVRSFRGTFALVTSPLLLQWARRDLEGVAGLPGPIAPFDGPRALVSREPKNQHTDGKVYLEDLDLEAKKDERVASWSKFLLERFPEAERGVFEGRLVVVDDETMTFLWETATQVDTRIRIDPERGTVAEGALWTEESLPAETLLVGVLAADRSYKKGVEMRAEAVLDAALDKLEYVQFGGKATIGRGQCRILPFPAQGDR from the coding sequence ATGAAGACCCGCCCCTATCTGCTCCACGCCCTCTCGCCTTTGCACGTCGGCACGGGCCAGGCGGTGGACGTCATCGATCTGCCCATCGCGCGCATGCGGTCGACGGGGGTCCCTCTGGTCCCGGGGTCGGCAATCAAAGGCGTCCTGCGCGAGGAGCAGCGCCGGAGGCGAGGAGAGGCGGACGCGACCTTCCTCGCGCTCTTCGGGCCCCTGCGCAAGATCAAGGGGCCCGAGGGGGATACCGATTTCGATCACGCAGGCGCGGTCGTGGCCTCGGATGCGCGGCTGCTCGCGCTGCCCGTGCGGAGCTTTCGAGGCACGTTCGCCCTCGTGACGTCGCCGCTGCTCTTGCAATGGGCACGGCGCGATCTCGAAGGTGTGGCCGGGCTCCCCGGGCCCATCGCGCCCTTCGACGGGCCGCGTGCGCTCGTGTCGCGTGAGCCGAAGAACCAGCACACGGACGGCAAGGTCTACCTCGAGGATCTCGACCTCGAAGCGAAGAAGGACGAGCGCGTGGCGTCGTGGTCGAAGTTCTTGCTCGAACGGTTCCCCGAGGCGGAGCGCGGGGTGTTCGAGGGGCGCCTCGTCGTGGTCGACGACGAGACGATGACGTTCTTGTGGGAGACGGCGACCCAGGTCGATACACGCATCCGTATCGATCCCGAAAGGGGAACGGTCGCGGAGGGCGCCTTGTGGACGGAGGAGAGCCTGCCCGCCGAGACGTTGCTCGTTGGCGTGCTCGCGGCCGACCGGAGCTACAAGAAGGGCGTCGAGATGCGCGCCGAAGCGGTCCTCGATGCGGCGCTCGACAAGCTCGAATACGTGCAGTTCGGCGGCAAAGCCACCATCGGGCGAGGCCAGTGCCGCATTCTGCCCTTCCCGGCCCAGGGAGATCGCTGA
- a CDS encoding type III-B CRISPR module-associated protein Cmr5 has translation MPRTRDQERALHAYARVKAAVEAGLKDEYKVLVHGLAPTVQRNGLAAAISFIEREKPRTKAAGRFLDDLAAASLPHLDGRKGDTLPGDIRGLQVPEYMLVTREVLKLAIWFRRAVQATIPERK, from the coding sequence ATGCCCCGCACGCGCGATCAGGAGCGAGCGCTCCACGCCTACGCAAGGGTAAAGGCCGCCGTGGAGGCCGGCTTGAAGGACGAGTACAAGGTCCTCGTCCATGGCCTCGCCCCGACGGTGCAGCGCAATGGTCTCGCGGCGGCCATTTCGTTCATCGAGCGCGAGAAGCCCCGAACCAAGGCGGCCGGGCGGTTCCTCGACGATCTCGCCGCGGCGTCGCTCCCCCACCTCGATGGAAGGAAGGGCGATACGCTGCCCGGGGACATTCGTGGTCTCCAGGTGCCCGAATACATGCTCGTGACACGAGAGGTCCTGAAGCTCGCGATCTGGTTTCGCCGGGCCGTCCAGGCGACGATCCCGGAAAGGAAATGA
- the cmr6 gene encoding type III-B CRISPR module RAMP protein Cmr6 has product MRNVLDELDVQTDTHAGLVHDVYAPAKVLGTEDERKKLDRRLQSIVKLSTPKGYDEAFRRWEAALGRMKAHSFRMRARSRLLVGTGVPSATEVGLTFHRTWGVPVIPGSSLKGLVAAYVQATYGPAPGEVDPEREPFRGVQWDGRRIERGPGDVYRRIFGAPATDAGESAQRGGVIFHDALWSPEGAPKPFGLDVLTVHHGSYYSSQTPPSDYESPTPVSFLTVRPGSEFLIAWSVPEGEEELAERVGKYIEEALGAWGIGAKTAAGYGRLTRVPSSGGEAKPRAADAEPEVVARLGALLDKTKEGKPQREVLAEIERDLLDPLRSAPEVWRGRIVRRIEKTLKSPRLVDDVKALSKRILGS; this is encoded by the coding sequence GTGCGGAACGTGCTCGACGAGCTCGACGTCCAGACGGACACCCACGCGGGGCTGGTGCACGACGTGTACGCGCCGGCGAAGGTATTGGGCACCGAGGACGAGCGGAAGAAGCTCGACCGGCGGCTCCAGTCCATCGTGAAGCTCTCCACGCCCAAGGGATATGACGAAGCCTTCCGGCGCTGGGAGGCCGCGCTCGGGCGCATGAAGGCCCATTCCTTCCGGATGAGGGCCCGGTCGCGGCTGCTCGTGGGGACCGGGGTTCCCTCCGCGACCGAGGTGGGCCTCACCTTCCACCGGACATGGGGCGTCCCCGTGATCCCCGGCTCGTCGTTGAAAGGGCTCGTGGCCGCGTATGTGCAGGCGACGTACGGGCCCGCGCCTGGTGAAGTCGACCCGGAGCGCGAGCCTTTCCGCGGCGTGCAATGGGACGGGCGCCGCATCGAGCGTGGTCCCGGGGACGTCTACCGGAGGATCTTCGGCGCGCCGGCGACGGACGCCGGAGAGAGCGCGCAGCGCGGCGGCGTCATCTTTCACGACGCGCTCTGGAGCCCGGAGGGCGCGCCAAAGCCCTTCGGGCTCGACGTGCTGACCGTCCACCACGGCAGCTACTACAGCTCGCAAACACCGCCCAGCGACTACGAGAGCCCGACGCCGGTCTCCTTTCTGACGGTTCGTCCCGGGTCGGAGTTCCTGATCGCCTGGAGCGTCCCGGAGGGCGAGGAGGAGCTCGCCGAGCGCGTGGGCAAGTACATCGAAGAGGCCCTCGGGGCGTGGGGCATCGGCGCGAAGACGGCGGCCGGCTACGGTCGTTTGACGCGCGTGCCGTCGAGCGGAGGCGAGGCAAAGCCCCGCGCGGCCGACGCGGAGCCCGAGGTCGTCGCGCGGCTGGGGGCCCTGCTCGACAAGACGAAGGAGGGCAAGCCGCAGCGCGAGGTGCTCGCGGAGATCGAGCGCGATTTGCTCGACCCGCTCCGGAGCGCGCCCGAGGTGTGGCGCGGGCGGATCGTCCGGAGGATCGAGAAGACCCTGAAGAGTCCGAGGCTCGTGGACGACGTGAAGGCCCTGTCGAAGCGGATCCTCGGGAGCTAG
- a CDS encoding SDR family oxidoreductase, producing MRLENRVVFITGASRGIGRAVALACAREGADVVIAAKSEVEANPRLPGTIHSVAKEVAELGRRALPIKLDVRDADACQAAVAEAVAHFGRLDVLVNNAGALWWADVTGTPMKKFDLVMGINVRASFALAQAALPHMIERKWGHIVMMSPPVDANGVAHHGAYAVSKFGMTMIALAIAEEAKAHNVTANALWPATAIESYATINFGLGGPEFWRKADILADATLALITKEPSARPGQAWIDETLLRSEGVTDFSKYQCAPGHEPPHFPFSALPTTTETTDKKK from the coding sequence ATGCGGCTCGAGAACAGGGTTGTCTTCATCACGGGCGCCTCGCGGGGCATTGGTCGGGCGGTCGCGCTCGCTTGTGCGCGGGAGGGCGCTGACGTCGTCATCGCGGCGAAGTCGGAGGTCGAGGCAAATCCCCGGCTGCCGGGGACGATCCACAGCGTGGCGAAGGAGGTCGCGGAGCTCGGCCGCCGGGCGCTGCCGATCAAGCTCGACGTGCGCGACGCGGACGCGTGTCAGGCGGCGGTCGCCGAGGCCGTGGCGCATTTCGGTCGGCTCGACGTGCTCGTGAACAACGCGGGCGCGCTCTGGTGGGCGGACGTCACCGGGACGCCGATGAAGAAGTTCGACCTCGTGATGGGCATCAACGTGCGGGCGTCGTTCGCGCTCGCGCAGGCGGCCTTGCCGCACATGATCGAGCGCAAGTGGGGGCACATCGTGATGATGTCGCCGCCGGTGGACGCGAACGGGGTCGCGCACCATGGGGCCTACGCGGTCTCCAAGTTCGGCATGACGATGATCGCGCTGGCGATCGCGGAGGAAGCGAAGGCGCACAACGTGACGGCGAACGCGCTCTGGCCGGCGACGGCGATCGAGAGCTACGCGACCATCAACTTCGGCCTCGGCGGCCCGGAGTTCTGGCGCAAGGCCGACATCCTCGCGGACGCGACGCTCGCGCTGATCACGAAGGAGCCCTCGGCGCGGCCGGGCCAGGCCTGGATCGACGAGACGCTCCTGCGCAGCGAAGGCGTGACCGATTTCTCCAAATACCAGTGCGCGCCTGGCCATGAGCCGCCGCATTTCCCGTTCTCGGCGCTCCCGACGACGACCGAGACGACCGACAAGAAGAAGTGA
- the mtnA gene encoding S-methyl-5-thioribose-1-phosphate isomerase, producing MFLLDQRDLPAREVYVTLRSAEEVAAAIRAMVVRGAPAIGIAAAYGMVLAARALRPAVAERYVAGLRAAASMLVAARPTAVNLSWAVTRMLTSAEAHAGDSAEVRVAELAALARRIHVEDLEACRRMGRVGAARIPDGATILTHCNAGALATGGYGTALGVVRAAAEAGKRVRVLADETRPYLQGARLTAWELAQDGIPVEVITDSMAGYFLRRREVTAIVVGADRIARNGDIANKIGTYGLACLAKHHGIPFYVAAPWSTVDLATLDGDHIPLEERSRDEVVRVGGAVLVPEGVPARHPAFDVTPAELITAIFTERGEFAPGEIARAGEASGV from the coding sequence GTGTTCCTCCTCGACCAACGGGATCTGCCTGCGCGCGAGGTCTACGTGACGTTGCGCTCGGCCGAGGAGGTCGCGGCGGCGATCCGCGCGATGGTCGTGCGCGGCGCGCCGGCGATCGGGATCGCGGCGGCGTACGGCATGGTGCTCGCAGCGCGCGCGCTGCGCCCGGCAGTCGCGGAGCGTTACGTCGCCGGTCTGCGCGCCGCGGCGAGCATGCTGGTGGCGGCGCGGCCGACGGCGGTAAACCTCTCCTGGGCAGTCACGCGTATGCTCACGTCGGCCGAGGCGCACGCGGGCGACTCGGCTGAGGTGCGCGTGGCGGAGCTCGCGGCGCTCGCGCGGCGCATCCACGTGGAGGACCTCGAGGCGTGCCGGCGGATGGGTCGGGTCGGCGCGGCGCGCATCCCGGACGGCGCGACGATCCTCACGCATTGCAACGCGGGCGCGCTGGCGACGGGCGGGTATGGCACGGCGCTCGGCGTGGTCCGCGCGGCGGCGGAGGCGGGCAAGCGCGTGCGCGTGCTGGCGGACGAGACGAGGCCGTACCTGCAAGGCGCGCGGCTGACGGCGTGGGAGCTCGCGCAAGACGGCATCCCGGTCGAGGTGATCACGGACTCGATGGCCGGATATTTCCTGCGGCGGCGCGAGGTCACGGCGATCGTGGTGGGCGCGGACCGCATTGCGCGGAACGGGGACATCGCGAACAAGATCGGCACGTACGGGCTCGCCTGCCTGGCGAAGCACCACGGCATCCCATTTTACGTGGCCGCGCCGTGGAGCACGGTCGACCTCGCGACGCTGGACGGTGATCACATCCCGCTGGAGGAGCGCAGCCGGGACGAGGTGGTCCGGGTGGGCGGCGCGGTGCTGGTGCCGGAAGGCGTGCCGGCGCGGCACCCGGCGTTCGACGTGACGCCGGCCGAGCTGATCACGGCGATCTTCACGGAGCGGGGCGAGTTTGCCCCGGGGGAGATCGCGCGGGCGGGCGAGGCGAGCGGGGTGTAG
- a CDS encoding Rpn family recombination-promoting nuclease/putative transposase, which translates to MPKPRRPDPLSQPHDALFKWAFSQREHAVGLLRAALPRELADVIDWGTLRLEQGSFVDRALRHRHGDLVFSARIRGKTVYFHALVEQQRDVDPLMVFRMGVYMFRLWEQLVRDEPALKELPPIIPIVVHHSEAGWTAATAFQDLVPMDATVRPRLSPFVPQFELRLIDLGGGRAGDLVERALTALGQVVLWCLSVAGDDARFEREIERIGQALDEVLLAKDGLAALGVLLRYLAATHQRIGAEKVGEILESATGSEVRDVIITWLDKVEERGRVEGRMEGRVEGRMEGQARLLRKLLTARFGALPASARTKIADADEATLSRWGVRLLTAETLDEVFGEVRRAAPPSRPSSSSPRVAKTRARVRRSPA; encoded by the coding sequence ATGCCGAAGCCGCGCCGTCCGGATCCCTTGTCCCAACCGCACGACGCGCTCTTCAAGTGGGCGTTTTCCCAGCGCGAGCACGCCGTCGGCCTGCTCCGGGCGGCCTTGCCGAGGGAGCTCGCGGACGTGATCGACTGGGGCACGTTGCGGCTCGAACAAGGCAGCTTCGTCGACCGCGCGCTCCGCCACCGCCACGGCGACCTTGTCTTTTCGGCGCGCATCCGCGGGAAAACCGTCTACTTTCACGCCCTCGTCGAGCAGCAGCGCGACGTCGACCCGCTCATGGTCTTTCGCATGGGCGTCTACATGTTTCGGTTATGGGAGCAGCTCGTCCGCGACGAACCCGCTCTGAAGGAGCTGCCGCCGATCATCCCCATCGTCGTGCATCACAGCGAGGCGGGCTGGACGGCGGCGACGGCTTTCCAGGATCTCGTGCCGATGGACGCGACGGTTCGTCCGCGGCTTTCCCCGTTCGTCCCGCAGTTCGAGCTGCGGCTGATCGACCTTGGCGGCGGGCGCGCGGGGGATCTCGTGGAGCGGGCGCTCACGGCGCTCGGTCAGGTCGTGTTGTGGTGTCTGTCCGTCGCGGGCGACGACGCACGGTTCGAGCGGGAGATCGAGCGGATCGGGCAGGCGCTCGACGAGGTGCTGCTGGCCAAGGATGGCCTTGCTGCGCTCGGAGTGCTGCTACGGTATCTTGCTGCTACCCACCAGCGCATCGGCGCGGAGAAGGTCGGCGAGATCCTGGAGAGCGCGACGGGTTCGGAGGTGCGAGACGTGATCATCACCTGGCTAGACAAGGTCGAGGAGCGGGGACGCGTCGAAGGTCGCATGGAGGGACGCGTCGAAGGTCGCATGGAGGGGCAAGCGCGGCTCTTGCGGAAGCTCCTCACGGCGCGGTTCGGCGCCTTGCCGGCTTCCGCGCGCACGAAGATCGCCGACGCGGACGAGGCCACGCTCAGCCGCTGGGGCGTCCGCCTGCTCACGGCCGAGACCCTGGACGAGGTGTTCGGCGAGGTGCGCCGCGCCGCGCCGCCTTCGCGCCCTTCCTCCTCCTCCCCGCGCGTAGCGAAGACCCGCGCGCGCGTTCGGCGCAGCCCCGCGTGA
- the lipA gene encoding lipoyl synthase: MTAASRFVPKPPWLKVRAPGGDTYHHLKQTFRELDLHTVCEEARCPNVGECWREGTATVMLLGDVCTRGCRFCAVTTGNPRGAVDTREPEHVARAIARLDLQYVVMTMVNRDDLLDGGAEHVGRTVQRLKSLRPDILVETLVGDFSGHLSAVDTVVDARPDVFAHNVETIRRLTRTVRDVRSSYDQSLAVLDRAKARARAQGIEGQLTKSSIMVGVGETDDEVVETMRDLRGVGVDVVTIGQYLRPTPKHHEVLRFVPPETFARYEEEALAMGFLYAASGPLVRSSYRAAEVFLRSLLRGKGGEGGDVQAELDARLDVARREAARVALELGAPASVEIPLGFGAQGAEGDPKPRASIGARAASAGLVPAASLVRR; encoded by the coding sequence ATGACCGCCGCTTCCCGCTTCGTCCCCAAGCCTCCCTGGTTGAAAGTCCGCGCGCCTGGCGGCGATACCTACCATCACCTCAAGCAGACCTTCCGCGAGCTCGATCTCCACACCGTCTGCGAGGAAGCGCGTTGCCCCAACGTGGGCGAGTGCTGGCGCGAGGGCACGGCGACGGTGATGCTGCTCGGCGACGTCTGCACCCGCGGCTGCCGCTTCTGCGCCGTCACCACCGGCAACCCGCGCGGCGCCGTCGACACCCGCGAGCCCGAGCACGTCGCGCGCGCGATCGCTCGGCTCGACCTCCAGTACGTCGTCATGACCATGGTCAACCGCGACGACCTCCTCGACGGCGGCGCCGAGCACGTCGGCCGCACGGTGCAGCGCTTGAAGTCGCTCCGCCCCGACATCCTCGTCGAGACCCTCGTCGGCGACTTCAGCGGACATCTCTCCGCCGTCGACACCGTCGTCGACGCCAGGCCCGACGTCTTCGCGCACAACGTCGAGACCATCCGCCGCCTCACGCGCACCGTGCGTGACGTGCGATCGAGCTACGATCAGTCCCTCGCTGTGCTCGATCGGGCGAAGGCGCGCGCGCGGGCGCAGGGGATCGAGGGGCAACTGACGAAGAGCTCGATCATGGTCGGCGTCGGCGAGACGGACGACGAGGTCGTCGAGACGATGCGGGATCTTCGTGGCGTTGGCGTCGACGTCGTCACGATCGGCCAGTACCTCCGGCCCACGCCCAAGCATCACGAGGTCCTGCGGTTCGTCCCGCCGGAGACGTTCGCGCGCTACGAGGAAGAAGCCCTCGCGATGGGCTTCCTCTACGCCGCGTCCGGCCCGCTCGTTCGGTCGAGTTACCGCGCCGCCGAGGTGTTCCTGCGCAGCCTCTTGCGAGGCAAGGGCGGTGAGGGCGGCGACGTGCAGGCCGAGCTCGATGCGCGGCTCGACGTCGCGCGTCGGGAAGCTGCGCGGGTCGCCCTGGAGCTCGGCGCTCCTGCGAGCGTCGAGATCCCGCTGGGGTTCGGGGCGCAGGGCGCCGAAGGCGACCCGAAGCCCCGAGCGTCGATCGGCGCCAGGGCCGCGTCGGCGGGCCTCGTTCCGGCGGCGTCGCTCGTGCGGCGCTGA
- a CDS encoding tellurite resistance TerB family protein — MSSPDEKFLERVTQCIARPGPNAPRGVQHSILAQAARLAQSRPMGDEATAPSGFDPAAAALFEGTVESAYLVAASDGPLTTTEDAVLRSIVGIGCDGKVSAEQIEALFGELASAHKRESEEERVAHIAQMITHRDHQQEVLRIAAIMARASGGIRPSERALLERLAQRFTLGSAAVDAAITEATEALGAV, encoded by the coding sequence ATGAGCTCCCCTGACGAGAAGTTCCTCGAGCGCGTCACGCAGTGCATCGCACGGCCTGGGCCGAACGCCCCGCGCGGCGTGCAGCACTCGATCCTGGCGCAAGCTGCGCGCCTCGCGCAGAGCCGCCCCATGGGGGACGAGGCCACGGCCCCTTCCGGCTTCGATCCTGCGGCGGCTGCGCTCTTCGAGGGCACGGTCGAGAGCGCGTACCTCGTGGCTGCCTCCGATGGTCCGCTCACCACGACCGAGGACGCCGTGCTCCGCTCCATCGTGGGCATCGGCTGCGATGGCAAGGTCTCGGCGGAGCAGATCGAGGCGCTCTTCGGTGAGCTCGCCTCGGCGCACAAACGCGAGAGCGAAGAGGAGCGCGTCGCGCACATCGCGCAGATGATCACGCATCGTGATCACCAGCAGGAAGTGCTGCGCATCGCGGCGATCATGGCGCGCGCGTCGGGCGGCATCCGTCCTTCCGAGCGCGCCTTGCTCGAGCGGCTCGCGCAGCGTTTCACGCTCGGTTCGGCGGCGGTCGACGCGGCGATCACCGAGGCCACCGAGGCCCTCGGCGCCGTCTGA